From a single Pseudomonas serboccidentalis genomic region:
- a CDS encoding imelysin family protein: MFRPKLLFTSLAALALGACSPQDPQAVTSAAIAKSVILPTYTRWVEADKQLAVSALAYCQGKETLETARADFLHAQKAWAELQPLLIGPLAEGNRSWQVQFWPDKKNLVGRQVEQLVVAQPQIDAAALAKSSVVVQGLSAYEYILFDEKPDVANAEQKAKYCPLLIAIGERQKQLAEEILQSWNNTDGMLAQMSKFPNQRYADSHEAIADLLRVQVTALDTLKKKLGTPMGRQSKGVPQPFQADAWRSQSSLTALEASLAAAKTVWEGVDNKGLRGLLPAEQKPLADKIDAAYAASLELFGSTQRSLTEMLADDAGRQQLNDLYDSLNVVHRLHEGELAKALGIQLGFNANDGD; encoded by the coding sequence ATGTTCCGTCCCAAGTTGTTGTTCACCAGCCTTGCCGCGCTCGCCCTCGGCGCCTGCTCGCCGCAGGATCCGCAAGCAGTCACCTCGGCGGCCATCGCCAAATCGGTGATCCTGCCGACCTACACCCGTTGGGTCGAAGCCGACAAGCAACTGGCCGTCAGCGCCCTCGCCTACTGCCAGGGCAAGGAAACCCTGGAAACCGCCCGCGCCGACTTCCTGCATGCGCAGAAAGCCTGGGCCGAGCTGCAACCGCTGCTGATCGGGCCGCTGGCCGAGGGCAACCGTTCGTGGCAGGTGCAGTTCTGGCCGGACAAGAAGAACCTCGTCGGCCGTCAGGTCGAGCAACTGGTCGTCGCCCAGCCGCAGATCGATGCCGCCGCCCTGGCCAAATCGAGCGTGGTGGTTCAGGGCCTGTCGGCTTACGAATACATCCTGTTCGATGAAAAGCCGGACGTCGCCAACGCTGAACAAAAAGCCAAATACTGCCCACTGCTGATCGCCATCGGCGAGCGTCAGAAGCAACTGGCCGAAGAGATTCTGCAAAGCTGGAACAACACCGACGGCATGCTCGCGCAGATGAGCAAGTTCCCTAACCAGCGCTACGCCGACTCCCACGAAGCGATCGCCGATCTGCTGCGTGTGCAGGTCACCGCCCTCGACACCCTGAAGAAAAAACTCGGCACGCCGATGGGCCGCCAGAGCAAGGGTGTGCCGCAGCCGTTCCAGGCGGATGCATGGCGCAGCCAGTCGTCGCTGACCGCGCTGGAAGCCAGCCTTGCCGCGGCCAAAACCGTCTGGGAAGGCGTCGACAACAAAGGCCTGCGCGGTCTGTTGCCGGCCGAGCAGAAACCGTTGGCAGACAAAATCGACGCCGCCTACGCCGCGTCGCTGGAACTGTTCGGCAGCACTCAGCGCTCGCTGACCGAAATGCTCGCCGACGACGCTGGTCGCCAGCAACTCAACGACCTCTACGACAGCCTCAACGTCGTCCATCGCCTGCACGAAGGCGAACTGGCCAAAGCGCTGGGCATTCAACTGGGCTTCAACGCCAACGACGGTGACTGA
- a CDS encoding DUF1513 domain-containing protein: MLRRQALTLGSLLLGAVTLGGWTLFKRKDQSPLLLSARDDTDGRHYAVGYRLDGTRVFATEVGQRCHDIINHPTLPIALFVARRPGTESYLIDLRDGALLQTVTSQPNRHFYGHAVVHKDGEYLYATENDTTDPGRGLLGVYRFEGERLVHSGEISTHGLGPHQVSWMPDGETLVVANGGIRTEAESRVDMNLNAMEPSLVLMQRDGTLLSKETLAQQMNSVRHLGIASDGTIVAGQQFMGVSHERSELLAIKRPGQPFVAFPVPDHQLQSMGHYTASVAVHSELRLVALTAPRGNRFFIWDLDSGEVRLDAPLPDCAGVGAVQDGFVVTSGQGRCRYYDCRQDELLAKPLDLPAGLWDNHLHLMA, from the coding sequence ATGCTGCGACGCCAGGCTCTGACTTTAGGTAGTTTGCTGCTGGGAGCAGTGACACTGGGCGGCTGGACGCTGTTCAAGCGCAAGGATCAGAGCCCACTGTTGCTCTCGGCGCGAGATGACACCGATGGCAGGCACTACGCCGTCGGCTATCGGCTGGACGGCACCCGGGTGTTCGCCACCGAGGTCGGCCAACGCTGTCACGACATCATCAACCACCCGACGCTGCCGATCGCGCTGTTCGTCGCCCGCCGCCCGGGCACCGAAAGCTACCTGATCGACCTGCGTGACGGGGCCTTGCTGCAAACCGTGACGTCGCAGCCGAACCGGCACTTCTACGGCCACGCGGTGGTGCACAAGGACGGTGAGTACCTGTACGCCACCGAGAACGACACCACCGATCCGGGTCGCGGCCTGCTTGGGGTGTACAGGTTCGAAGGCGAGCGGCTGGTGCACAGCGGCGAGATTTCCACCCATGGCCTGGGGCCGCATCAGGTGTCGTGGATGCCCGATGGCGAAACCCTGGTGGTGGCCAACGGCGGGATTCGTACCGAGGCGGAAAGCCGCGTCGACATGAACCTCAACGCCATGGAACCGAGCCTGGTGCTGATGCAGCGCGACGGCACCCTGCTGAGCAAGGAAACTCTCGCCCAGCAAATGAACAGCGTGCGCCATCTGGGGATTGCCAGCGACGGTACCATCGTTGCTGGTCAGCAGTTCATGGGCGTGTCCCACGAGCGTTCGGAGCTGCTGGCGATCAAGCGTCCGGGCCAGCCGTTCGTGGCGTTCCCGGTGCCGGATCATCAGTTGCAGTCGATGGGGCACTACACCGCCAGCGTCGCCGTGCACAGCGAGCTGCGCCTGGTGGCACTGACCGCGCCGCGCGGCAACAGGTTCTTCATCTGGGACCTGGACAGCGGCGAAGTGCGCCTCGACGCCCCATTGCCCGATTGCGCCGGCGTCGGTGCGGTGCAGGACGGCTTCGTCGTGACCTCGGGCCAAGGCCGTTGCCGTTACTACGATTGCCGCCAGGATGAACTGCTGGCCAAACCGCTGGATCTGCCGGCGGGGCTTTGGGACAACCATCTGCACTTGATGGCATAA